In Natronomonas halophila, one DNA window encodes the following:
- the cysE gene encoding serine O-acetyltransferase yields the protein MFDRLREDVRTALAKDPAATSAITVALLYPGLHAVWGYRIAHLLWERGFEFTARALSQFVRLLTGVEIHPAANIGRRFFIDHGAAVVVGETADIGDDVLMYHGVTLGGDSMRREKRHPTLEDGVTVGANSTLIGDIVVGENATVGAGSVVVEDVAPETTVAGSPAEPVEGTGADRATSEDALECE from the coding sequence ATATTCGACCGACTCAGAGAAGACGTCCGCACCGCCCTCGCAAAGGACCCAGCAGCAACCAGCGCCATCACCGTCGCGCTCCTGTATCCCGGCCTGCACGCCGTCTGGGGCTACCGCATCGCCCACCTCCTGTGGGAGCGCGGCTTCGAGTTCACCGCCCGTGCGCTCTCGCAGTTCGTCCGCCTACTGACTGGCGTCGAAATCCATCCCGCCGCCAACATCGGCCGTCGGTTCTTCATCGACCACGGCGCCGCCGTCGTCGTCGGCGAGACGGCCGACATCGGCGACGACGTGCTGATGTACCACGGCGTCACGCTGGGCGGCGATTCGATGCGCCGCGAGAAACGCCACCCGACCCTCGAAGACGGCGTCACCGTCGGCGCGAACTCGACGCTCATCGGCGATATCGTCGTCGGCGAGAACGCCACCGTCGGCGCCGGCAGCGTCGTCGTCGAAGACGTCGCGCCCGAAACGACCGTTGCCGGGTCGCCCGCCGAACCCGTCGAAGGTACCGGCGCCGACCGCGCGACCTCCGAGGACGCCCTCGAGTGCGAGTAA
- a CDS encoding AMP-dependent synthetase/ligase codes for MSSNNAAWLQAEAEYEDEVIGENTIPRLFEESASRHASREAQWYKGGIYERSLAGDVVPVAPADQYAALTYAEMQDIVRNLAAGFRDLGVEADTRVGIFANTRMEWAQSDFGILTAGGVVTTVYTESSPDQVQYLLDDPNAEGVVVENAELLERVLEVEDELDLGFIVVIDEFDGYEDREDVLSLADLYHRGEEAFELDEYESWLAERDLDDLASLIYTSGTTGKPKGVKLTHGNFRSNINGIRKRFGPRPDKDPELDTLDETSRSLSFLPLAHVFERISGHFLMFGSGATVAYAESTDTVADDIQTVQPTTAASVPRVYERIYDSLRDEAPEAIFERAVPVAREWATTENPGLGLKLKYKIFDTLVYSNVREKMGGNIEFFVSGGGSLSKRLAQLFDGMGIPILEGYGLTETSPVVSVNPPEDSRAGTLGPPLANVDVRVDDSVVSEDRRAEADGDIGELHVQGPNVTEGYWERPGATEEAFTEDGWFRTGDIIELTDDGYLIYHDRLKQLIVLDTGKNIAPQPIEDEFATSERIEQAMVIGDNQKFIAALFVPNLEHLEKWADKEGIDLPDGPEAICDHEDVRAYIEEEVEAVNKTLAKSEKIKEFRLVPVEWTADNDLLTPSMKIKRRNVIDEFEAQVHDIYGEDYNA; via the coding sequence ATGAGTAGCAATAACGCGGCCTGGTTGCAGGCAGAGGCGGAATACGAGGACGAGGTGATCGGGGAGAACACCATCCCCAGACTCTTCGAGGAGAGCGCCTCCCGGCACGCCAGTCGGGAAGCCCAGTGGTACAAGGGCGGTATCTACGAGCGCTCGCTGGCGGGCGACGTCGTCCCCGTGGCACCGGCCGACCAGTACGCGGCGCTGACCTACGCGGAGATGCAGGACATCGTCCGGAACCTCGCCGCCGGATTCCGTGACCTCGGCGTCGAGGCCGATACCCGCGTCGGCATCTTCGCCAACACCCGGATGGAGTGGGCGCAATCGGACTTCGGTATCCTCACCGCTGGCGGCGTCGTCACGACCGTCTACACCGAATCCTCGCCCGACCAGGTCCAGTACCTGCTCGATGACCCGAACGCCGAGGGCGTCGTCGTCGAGAACGCGGAACTCCTCGAACGCGTCCTCGAAGTCGAGGACGAACTCGACCTCGGCTTCATCGTCGTCATCGACGAGTTCGACGGCTACGAGGACCGCGAGGATGTCCTCTCGCTGGCCGACCTCTATCACCGCGGCGAGGAGGCCTTCGAACTCGACGAGTACGAATCGTGGCTCGCCGAGCGCGACCTCGATGACCTCGCGTCGCTCATCTACACCTCGGGGACGACGGGCAAGCCGAAAGGCGTCAAACTCACTCACGGCAACTTCCGGTCGAACATCAACGGCATCCGCAAGCGGTTCGGCCCCCGTCCGGACAAGGACCCCGAACTGGACACGCTCGACGAGACGTCACGGTCGCTTTCCTTCCTGCCGCTGGCCCACGTCTTCGAGCGGATTTCGGGCCACTTCCTGATGTTCGGCTCCGGTGCGACGGTCGCCTACGCCGAATCGACCGACACCGTCGCCGACGATATCCAGACCGTCCAGCCGACGACCGCTGCCTCGGTGCCCCGCGTTTACGAGCGCATCTACGATAGCCTCCGCGACGAGGCGCCCGAAGCCATCTTCGAGCGTGCGGTGCCCGTCGCCCGCGAGTGGGCGACCACCGAGAACCCCGGCCTCGGCCTCAAACTCAAATACAAGATATTCGACACGCTCGTCTACTCGAACGTCCGCGAGAAGATGGGCGGCAATATCGAGTTCTTCGTCAGCGGCGGCGGGTCGCTGTCGAAGCGCCTCGCCCAACTCTTCGACGGGATGGGGATTCCCATCCTCGAAGGCTACGGCCTGACCGAGACTTCCCCCGTCGTCTCGGTGAACCCGCCGGAGGACTCCCGTGCCGGCACCCTCGGCCCGCCGCTCGCGAACGTCGACGTTCGCGTCGACGATTCGGTCGTCTCAGAGGACCGCCGGGCGGAAGCCGACGGCGACATCGGCGAACTTCACGTTCAGGGCCCGAACGTCACCGAAGGCTACTGGGAACGTCCCGGCGCGACCGAGGAAGCGTTCACAGAGGACGGCTGGTTCCGCACCGGCGACATCATCGAGTTGACCGACGACGGCTATCTCATCTACCACGACCGACTCAAGCAACTCATCGTGCTGGACACGGGCAAGAACATCGCCCCCCAGCCCATCGAAGACGAGTTCGCCACCTCCGAGCGCATCGAGCAGGCGATGGTCATCGGCGACAACCAGAAGTTCATCGCCGCGCTGTTCGTCCCCAACCTCGAACACCTCGAAAAGTGGGCCGACAAGGAGGGCATCGACCTGCCCGACGGCCCCGAGGCCATCTGCGACCACGAGGACGTCCGCGCCTACATCGAAGAGGAGGTCGAGGCGGTCAACAAGACCCTCGCGAAATCGGAGAAAATCAAGGAGTTCCGGCTGGTGCCCGTCGAGTGGACCGCCGACAACGACCTGCTGACGCCGTCGATGAAAATCAAGCGCCGCAACGTCATCGACGAGTTCGAAGCGCAGGTCCACGACATCTACGGCGAGGACTACAACGCCTGA
- a CDS encoding DNA-3-methyladenine glycosylase family protein — MISPHETLREDSYLGPLVEHHGHLELDPADDMFERLVVSILRQQVSMASAAATRERLYDAVEVTPEGILAADPETLRDVGLSRQKTGYVRNVAEAFRDDYSKAYFEELDDEAVVDELTEIKGVGDWTARMQLLFSLGRPDVFPVGDLGIRKGMRNLFDEDLTRAEMVEEAERWAPYRSYASLYLWRVEEDIADSVAEVVGE, encoded by the coding sequence GTGATTTCGCCGCACGAGACCCTGCGTGAGGACAGCTATCTCGGCCCGCTCGTCGAGCACCACGGCCACCTCGAACTTGACCCCGCCGACGACATGTTCGAGCGTCTGGTCGTCTCCATCCTCCGCCAGCAGGTGTCGATGGCCTCGGCCGCGGCGACCCGCGAACGCCTCTACGATGCCGTCGAGGTAACGCCCGAGGGTATCCTCGCGGCCGACCCCGAGACGCTCCGGGACGTTGGATTGTCCCGACAGAAGACGGGCTACGTTCGCAACGTCGCCGAGGCGTTCCGCGACGACTACAGCAAGGCCTACTTCGAGGAGTTGGACGACGAGGCGGTCGTCGACGAACTGACGGAAATCAAGGGTGTCGGCGACTGGACGGCCCGTATGCAGTTGCTCTTCTCGCTGGGCCGGCCCGACGTCTTCCCGGTCGGCGACCTCGGGATTCGCAAGGGCATGCGGAACCTCTTCGACGAGGACCTGACGCGGGCGGAGATGGTCGAGGAGGCCGAGCGATGGGCTCCCTACCGGAGCTATGCGAGTCTCTATCTGTGGCGCGTCGAGGAGGACATCGCCGATTCGGTCGCGGAAGTCGTCGGCGAGTAG